From a single Hymenobacter sp. YIM 151500-1 genomic region:
- a CDS encoding LytR/AlgR family response regulator transcription factor, producing MLVLLLEDEYPAAERLQRVLRQAAPDAQVAAVLDSVAGALQWLEQNPAPDLILSDIQLADGLSLEVFEQTVVRSPVIFTTAYDAYAIRAFKANSVDYLLKPVKLAELTAALTKLREWRTLTPAAPAAAPDSAQRLERLLDSLPRPARQYKTRFLVRQGEQLLPLPATQVAWFQSRHETTTLATQDGRRFVIDYTLEQLEQLLDPRQFFRLNRQFLAQLPAVQRLHPHFNGKLKLDLHPAPTDEVLVSREKATALKQWLEEL from the coding sequence ATGCTCGTCCTGCTGCTTGAAGACGAATACCCGGCGGCGGAGCGGCTGCAGCGCGTGCTGCGGCAGGCTGCCCCCGATGCCCAGGTGGCCGCCGTGCTGGACAGCGTGGCCGGTGCCTTGCAGTGGCTGGAGCAAAACCCCGCCCCGGACCTGATTCTGAGTGACATTCAGCTGGCCGATGGCCTCAGCCTGGAGGTGTTTGAGCAGACGGTAGTGCGCAGCCCGGTCATCTTCACCACTGCTTACGACGCCTACGCCATCCGGGCCTTCAAGGCCAACAGCGTAGATTACCTGCTCAAGCCCGTGAAGCTGGCCGAGCTAACGGCAGCCCTTACCAAGCTGCGCGAGTGGCGCACACTCACCCCTGCCGCGCCTGCCGCAGCCCCCGATTCGGCCCAGCGGCTGGAGCGCCTGCTCGATAGCCTGCCCCGGCCGGCCCGCCAGTACAAAACCCGCTTTCTGGTGCGCCAGGGTGAGCAGCTGCTGCCGCTGCCTGCTACCCAAGTGGCCTGGTTTCAGAGCCGCCACGAAACCACCACTCTCGCCACCCAGGACGGCCGCCGCTTCGTCATCGACTACACCTTGGAGCAGCTGGAGCAGCTACTGGACCCGCGCCAGTTCTTTCGCCTCAACCGCCAGTTTCTGGCCCAGCTGCCGGCCGTGCAGCGCCTGCACCCCCACTTCAACGGCAAGCTCAAGCTCGACCTGCATCCCGCCCCCACCGATGAGGTGCTGGTGAGCCGCGAAAAAGCCACCGCCCTCAAGCAGTGGCTGGAAGAACTGTAG